The stretch of DNA GACGGCATTACTGATCGCACCGTCTTTTTCGTCGCAAACAGCACATCGGGTACAGGCATCAGCCGCCGGACAGGGTGGTGTGGTCCGCGAAGCCACCGCCCGGTTGTATTCCTTGAGCAAGAATTCGCGGCTCAGGCCGTTGTCAATCATATCTGAAGCCAGGATCTCATCCACTCCCTTGCGACGCAACGTGTAGAAATCAATATCCAGATCCGTCATTCGCAGCGCCTGTTTAAAGTTTCGCAGCCGGTCGTTTTCAATCAGGAATTGCGAGAGTCGCCGATCTCCAAGGCTGAGCATGGTCTGCTGATAGGCAATGCGGGACGACATGGCGCGGACTTCCACATTTTTGATTTTGGGCAACTCACGGGTCAGGTACTGGATTTTCTTGTCCAGTTGTTTTTCAGGAATCATCGGCTCCCACTGGAGCGGGGTATGCGGCTTTGGCACAAACCCATTGAGCGATACCACCACCCGGCCAACCCGACCAAAGCGACGGCCTTCATCCACCATCAATTGTCGGACACGCCGGGTGAGATCCACAATCGCTTCGATATCCTCCTGCTCTTCGGTCGGAAGTCCAACCATCATATAGAGTTTCAGGTTCAGGATACCGCGATTGAAAATGCGCTGGCAGATATCCAGGATTTCCTCATCGGTCAGGTTCTTGTTAATGGCCCGGCGCAACCGGTAAGACCCGGTTTCCGGGGCCACCGCAATTGTCTGGTCACAGCTTTCAACCAGGGCATCGAGTAATTCATCGGTAATCTGATCAAGCCGGAGACTGGAAACCGAAATTCGGTACTCCATTTCCCGCAAGCCGCCGAGCAACGTGGTGATTTCCGGATGGTCACACACCGCCGTGGCAACCAGACCGATTTCGTCCGTATGCGGACGGGCACGTGATGCCCGGTCGAGCAGATTTTCAGCCGCAAACACACGCGGCGGCAAATAACTAAACCCTGCCCAGCAAAACCGGCACCCCATTGAGCAACCACGCGAAATTTCCATCATAAACCGGTTGGACATTTCGGTGTGCGGCGTCAGGATGAGCGATTCAGGAACGAAATTGACATATTCCGGCGCATCCTTGATTTTTGATTCCTGTTTGCGCATCGCCGCTCGAACCCGGAGGACCCGCCGCGGCGCCCGTCCTTTGGGAACAATGTCTGCAATCGTGCCATCGTCGTTGTACTCGACATCATAAAAAGACGGCACATAAAACCCTGGTTCATAGCTCAATCGTTCGAGCAACTCGGCTCGTGACGAAGATTGCTCAATAAATTCAACCAGTTGCGGGACCAGGCCCTCGCCTTCGCCGACACAGACCACGTCCACGAAATCAGCAATCGGCTCTGGATTCAAAAACGTAGCAGCCCCGCCGACCACAATGAGCGGGTCACTCTCGGTTCGCTCTTCACGCAAAACCGGGATTCCAGCCAGCCGAAGCATGGTTGGCACATTGAGGTAATCGGTTTCAAAGGAGATTGAAAAGGCCAGAACGTCAAATTCGTTGACTGGAGTCTGGGATTCAAGCGTCACTAGCGGCAGACGAGCACGCTCCATATCCTCCAAAATATCACGATCTGGCAGAAAGGCACGTTCACAGGTGACCGTTTCATAGAGGTTAAAGAGCTTGTAAACCGCCTGAAACCCAAGGTTTGACATGGCAATGTAGTAGGTATTGGCATAGGCCAGCGCCACATTCAGCCCCAGGCCAAGCGGCTTGCGCAGGGTGCCGGTTTCACTTTTGAGGAGCTGCTGGTGATGTTCCCGAACTCGATGAGACATAAAATCTAAGAATAAAGAATGTGGTTAGTGGTTAGTGGTTAGTACTACAGTGAGGTTTTGGTTTTGAATCTTGGGTTTGAGCCCAGGAACTGGGCTCCGAGCCGTTACCTACTTCGCAGGCTAAAACTCCAGACTTCGTTGTAGTATTAGTGTTTAGAAATCAATGCTTTCGAAGAAGAACCAAAAGCTAACCACTAACCACTAAATGGTTTCTTCATTCTTCATTCAAAAGGGGTTATGCCCGGCGCAGGTAATACAGCTCCAGGGCTTTGACCGTGTTTTGCAAGATCAACCGGATGTCGGCGCCTTCACGGCCACCTTCTTTGGGATCAGTGTTGAGTTTGCAGCTTACAGTTCCTTCGGCATCCATCAAACAATCCACGTTGCCGTCTTTGGTTTTCACTTCAACCAACCCGCCCAACACATCCTGATTGATGACAACAACATAGTCCAAGGAGCCAAATGAATAGATCAATTCATCACCCGCCCGATGGGGCGAGGTGCGATGATCCTGCCAGAGGCGCACAATGGATTCATACAAGGCTTTCAGCTCCGCAGCGTACTCGCCCGTGAACAAACAGTCAGCCGTTGATTCTTTGGCCACAACCACTTTCCTTTTTTGATTGAAATGACTCAGTGAAAAACTGACTTGAGTGAAGGATCAGACATTATCTTGGTTTCACCTGATCTGAACAAGCTCAATCTGCAACTTCGTGTGGCCAAACCTTCGAATCCCGCGGCTGAGCCTGATGCAGCAGCGCCTGGAAGCGGGCTTCGTTCCCGGTTTGAATCGCCAATTCAATTGCGTCTTTCCACAATTGAAGCTCCGGATTGGTGTCAGCCGGGATTGATTTGAGCAACCGGCGCAAGGCGGTCACTTCAAAAATCTCAAGGCTGGCCAGTTCGTTGAGAAATGGCCTCAGGATTTCGAACGCCCCCGCCGAAAGCGCCAGATCTTCGGGTTCACCCATCACAAGTTGCACCGGAGCCGCGCTTTGCTGAGCGCGGGCGACGTTGGGCAACACCATCCAAAACAAAGCACCTTTGCTGATTTCAGATTCAACCCCGATAGTGCCGCCATGGGCTTCAATTGCCAGTTTGCAAAAGGCCAACCCTAAACCCGTTGACCGGACGCTGCCTGACGCCCGGGCCTGAACCTGACCATAGGGCTCGAAAATCAGCGCCTGTTTTTCCTTTGGGATCCCTTCGCCGCTATCCTGAATCGTGAGCCGGAGTCTGTCAGTTGTTTCCAGCACTCCTTTCAACGTAATTGTCCCACCAACCGGCGTGAATTTAATCGCATTGGTCAGTAAGTTGACGATAACGCGGCGCAAAATGGCTTCATCCACCTGAACTTCAAGTGTTTCATCAACTTCGATTTCAAAAACCTGGCCTTTGTTTTTGCGCAAAAAGTCAACGTCATCAATGGCTTGATGAAAAATATCTGCCAGCCGGCACACCTGACGATTAAGTTCAAATTTGGCATCTTGAAATTTCTGAACGTCCAGAATATTGAGCACCAGATAGAGCATTTGCGTGGCAAACCGCTTGATCTGCTGCAGCCTTTGTTCGAGTGGCTTGTCAATACCGTCGTGCAAAATCGCGCTCAAGGGGTTTTTCAAATCATGCACGATCATGCTCATCATGGCCTGTTTATACCGGTCCAGTTCCATCAGCTTTTGATTGGCTTGACTGAGTTCGAGCGTGCGTTCCTGGACCTGCGTTTCAAGCACCACCCGTTGGCGCTCTGAAATGACCAGTCGAATCACGGGTACCGCCAGCAAAATCAAAATGCCGGTAGTGTAAAAAATCAGCCTTGCCCACCAGGTTTTCCACCAGGGAGGCAAAATCACGACTTTTAACATTGGGCCGGCTTCATTCCAGACCCCATCATTGTTGGCGGCTTTGACCCGAAAGGTATATTCGCCATGTTCGAGATTGGTAAACGTGGCACGCCGGTTTTTAGCATCCGTAACAATCCAGTCGTTGTACAACCCTTCAAGCTTATAGGCATACTGGTTGTCTTCGGGCTGTTTGAAATTGAGCGCGCTAAACTCAATGGTAAATAGATTATCCGTATGCCGCAGCACCAGTGTTTCCAGCAGATTGATCTGAGTTGGAAGTGTTGAGTGGGCACGGATTGGCTGAATTTGATTTCCCAACAAAAATTCGGTCAAAACCACAGATGGCGGCATCGGATTTTGAGTAACTTCCTCTGGGCGAAATGAAACAACTCCTTCCGGAGTGCCGAAATACAACCTGCCGCCTTTTCCAAAGCAGACAACCCCGCGATCCAGCAATTCGTGAGGTAAACCGTCATTTTTTCCAAATCGCAGCGTGTGTCCGGTCCGTGGGTCAAATCGAAATAGTCCCTTGATGGTTCCAACCCATAAAGTTCTGGAAACATCCTCCACAACGGACATAATCGCAAACTCCGCCAGACCGGTTTCAACCGGCACCCGACTCAGTTTCCCGGTTGCCGGGTCAATCCAGCAGAGCCCGGCACGAGTTCCAACCCAGATCAACCCGGTTGATGCCCGGTACAAACAATCAATAAATTCATGGTTGATGCTGGCTGGATTATTTGGATCGTGCAGA from Acidobacteriota bacterium encodes:
- a CDS encoding radical SAM protein; translation: MSHRVREHHQQLLKSETGTLRKPLGLGLNVALAYANTYYIAMSNLGFQAVYKLFNLYETVTCERAFLPDRDILEDMERARLPLVTLESQTPVNEFDVLAFSISFETDYLNVPTMLRLAGIPVLREERTESDPLIVVGGAATFLNPEPIADFVDVVCVGEGEGLVPQLVEFIEQSSSRAELLERLSYEPGFYVPSFYDVEYNDDGTIADIVPKGRAPRRVLRVRAAMRKQESKIKDAPEYVNFVPESLILTPHTEMSNRFMMEISRGCSMGCRFCWAGFSYLPPRVFAAENLLDRASRARPHTDEIGLVATAVCDHPEITTLLGGLREMEYRISVSSLRLDQITDELLDALVESCDQTIAVAPETGSYRLRRAINKNLTDEEILDICQRIFNRGILNLKLYMMVGLPTEEQEDIEAIVDLTRRVRQLMVDEGRRFGRVGRVVVSLNGFVPKPHTPLQWEPMIPEKQLDKKIQYLTRELPKIKNVEVRAMSSRIAYQQTMLSLGDRRLSQFLIENDRLRNFKQALRMTDLDIDFYTLRRKGVDEILASDMIDNGLSREFLLKEYNRAVASRTTPPCPAADACTRCAVCDEKDGAISNAVNQLVQLGRMTSTVQSSFASLNTIAAAAKLRV